A window from Triticum aestivum cultivar Chinese Spring chromosome 6D, IWGSC CS RefSeq v2.1, whole genome shotgun sequence encodes these proteins:
- the LOC123141236 gene encoding uncharacterized protein translates to MDSLRGHPTAAAHAKVEPEAELGERNSAPAVNPVVGQEARGPMAGDRRTRPERVRRLIRRLRPAPIGSAFKRWLKHPAHVAQFAWAVCVALSFALLGLLLLGVFDGAFRRRSVRDRWVEIVNQILNALFTLMTIYQHPELFHHAALLLRWRPGDEKELRKAYCRKGSGAGEVQRERLHLSVVVGLLHLTCFAQYAVCGLFWGYSSAARPDAAMTTLAGASGVAPVVAGLYMYLSPLGRKSEQSMHQEPEQVCDDDDSMVVAVIADPAGREWAGGLLDVRDDPAACWLSCLCTFCVFGWNMERLGFGNMHVHGAMFALLCFAPLWVLNHAATNIRSKAVSNAVSAAGVVLCVLGLLYGGFWRARMRRKFGLAGKNRLPFFSSLSLDVADYLQWVFCWGCALAQEVRTGNLLLDVESTGGIDPRGSGGVQVDNSLRPLPREDGSFEIAAVAGAHSVPLADNSAGRGEELPLVQLKRDGSSSPGEMRPPVPPLMQDGGGPQGPRIQ, encoded by the coding sequence ATGGATTCACTCCGAGGTCACCCCACGGCGGCGGCCCACGCCAAGGTGGAGCCGGAAGCGGAGCTCGGCGAGCGCAACAGCGCCCCCGCCGTCAACCCCGTCGTCGGGCAAGAAGCACGCGGCCCGATGGCCGGCGACCGGCGGACTCGCCCGGAGCGAGTGCGCCGTCTTATCCGGAGGCTCCGCCCGGCGCCCATCGGGAGCGCGTTCAAGCGGTGGCTGAAGCACCCGGCGCACGTCGCGCAGTTCGCGTGGGCGGTCTGCGTCGCGCTGTCCTTCGCCctgctcggcctcctcctcctcggcgtctTCGACGGCGCCTTCCGGCGCAGGTCCGTCCGCGATCGGTGGGTCGAGATCGTCAACCAGATCCTGAACGCGCTCTTCACGCTCATGACCATCTACCAGCACCCCGAGCTCTTCCACCACGCCGCCCTGCTGCTCCGGTGGCGGCCCGGGGACGAGAAGGAGCTCAGGAAGGCCTACTGCCGGAAGGGCTCGGGTGCGGGTGAAGTGCAGCGGGAGCGGCTTCACCTGTCCGTGGTGGTCGGGCTCCTCCACCTCACCTGCTTCGCGCAGTACGCCGTGTGTGGGCTCTTCTGGGGGTACTCCAGCGCAGCCCGCCCAGACGCCGCCATGACCACGCTCGCCGGGGCCAGCGGCGTGGCACCCGTCGTCGCCGGCCTGTACATGTACCTCAGCCCGCTTGGGAGGAAAAGCGAGCAAAGCATGCACCAAGAACCCGAACAAGTCTGCGACGACGACGACAGCATGGTTGTGGCGGTGATCGCCGACCCCGCGGGAAGGGAGTGGGCCGGCGGGCTGCTGGACGTGCGCGACGACCCGGCGGCGTGCTGGCTCTCGTGCCTCTGCACCTTCTGCGTGTTCGGGTGGAACATGGAGCGGCTGGGGTTCGGGAACATGCACGTGCACGGCGCCATGTTCGCGCTCCtctgcttcgcgccgctgtgggTGCTCAACCACGCCGCCACGAACATCCGGAGCAAGGCCGTCAGCAACGCGGTCAGCGCCGCCGGGGTGGTGCTCTGCGTGCTCGGCCTGCTCTACGGCGGGTTCTGGCGGGCGCGAATGCGGCGCAAGTTCGGGCTCGCCGGCAAGAACAGACTACCCTTCTTCTCCTCGCTGTCGCTCGACGTCGCCGACTATCTGCAGTGGGTGTTCTGCTGGGGGTGCGCGCTGGCGCAGGAGGTGCGGACCGGGAACCTTCTCCTCGACGTGGAGTCGACGGGAGGCATCGATCCGCGAGGCTCCGGCGGTGTGCAAGTTGATAACAGCCTACGGCCTTTGCCGAGAGAGGACGGTAGCTTTGAGATCGCGGCGGTCGCTGGGGCTCACTCTGTTCCGCTGGCCGACAACTCGGCGGGTCGAGGCGAGGAGTTGCCATTGGTGCAGCTGAAGCGGGACGGTAGTTCGTCACCTGGAGAAATGAGGCCACCAGTGCCGCCATTGATGCAGGACGGAGGAGGTCCTCAAGGTCCACGAATTCAGTGA